The following is a genomic window from Nicotiana tabacum cultivar K326 chromosome 3, ASM71507v2, whole genome shotgun sequence.
CAGTAAAATTCTTTGGTCATCTTAAGATTTAAATGTGCGGTAAAACATGTATAAAACTTCGAGTTTTACATAGATTAAACTTGTACAATATTAGATTGAAATGAGTTTAAAGGAAAGACTGAGCATTCATATAGTTGATCTTCACTTGCTTGAGATTTAGACACTTATAATTGTTGTTTTAATAAATGTTTCATGCATAATACTTCAATTTAAGGGCGGCGATAATCCATAGCAACTTTGATCTAATGTTTTTTTTCCTTATAAATAAGCTGAATCCTTGatcaaaggaagaaaaaaaaagcgaAATCCTATTGTTTACTCTCTCTATGCTTTTTTCCCCGAACGGTTCTTGATTCACTTAACCGCAACCGACTCATGCGGAAACTAGAGTTACAGCTGCTTTCTTATATCAAactttcaaatatttaaaaatcCAATTTGACCCTCCTAATCCTTCAATTCCCTCGTTTGAGAAACAAAAAGGACGGCCATTTTCCTCATCATCTTGAAGGAGACAAGAATCACTCTGCCATTGGATTATTCCCCACTTTGCTCAGTTTCTTCACTGCCATTTGCAGGTTTCTTTAATTTTCAAGACACCAATTATTGGTTTCCTTAATTCTTCATTGTTACTGGTGAATTATAATGTGACAATAATCTGCCATCTTCAAGAAATGTTTGGTGcattaaatttttcattttacGTCCATATTTCCATTTTCTGGTGTTCATGGAAATTCTGTTACGAGTTTAAATATGCATTGATTGTGTACAAATTAGCACTGCCTGTCATTCTATGATAAATTTTAGTGATGTTGCAAACTATATTTGCACTTCTTTAACTGTTTACGTAACTAAAATTCTTCAGTTAGCCTTCCATTATTATGGACTGAATGTAGATGGTTCTTCACTTTTTCAGAAAGTGCAGTGAAAATGAACGATCTCATGACAAAATCGTTCTTAAATTATACGGAATTGAAGAAACGGGTCAACTTGGATGTTGAAGCAGAGAAGGATTTGGAGAAAGGCCAATTACAACTCAGTCCCACAGATGAAAACAATCTCTCCCAATTTTTTCTTCAAGTGCAGGCAATAAAGGATGACATTGAAGAGATTACTAATCTCTTAATTGATCTTCAAAATCTGAATGAAGAAACAAAGACCACTCATAGTTCCAAAGTTCTTCGCGGGCTAAGAGATAGAATGGACTCAGATATGGTTGCTGTTTTGAGGAAAGCCAAGATTGTAAAGGCAAAACTTGAAGCACTTGAAAAATTAAATGTGGCGAGTCGCAAATTATCAGTGGCGTATGCTGAAGGAACTGCGGTTGATCGAACAAGAATCGCCATGACTAATGGATTGAGATTCAAGCTTAGGCAAATCATGAATGATTTTCAGGTAAAAGTGGAAAATGAGTGCTCTGGGTCAAATTAGGACCGGTCAAAATACTAAACGGGTCATGACCCAACTTGTCAAAACTTTGTTTGAGTCGAATGAGTTGCGTTAAGATAGGCTAATAACGGTACATAACCCATTCCCAACATGACAGAATCTTCCCTTTTTTAGTTTGCATTTttggaggaaaaaaaagaaaactgaTGTATTTTTGTTAGATTATTAGCTTAAGTTCTTCCAAAGTTACATAATTTTCTATCTCCAAATTTGATTTTATATGTTTGGATTTGAGTTGCATTTTGACCCGCGGGTTACACTCGTTTTGACCCTATAGTTTGACGAGTCATTTCGCTTTGGATCAAGTAAATAAAGGAGTCATGACCAACCTGTTTAAACTTAGGCAGATTGGGCAAGTTACTGAAGATGAGTGTTTTTGCCTCATTTATTTTTCAGGTTTTGAGGGAGAGAATCATGTTGGATTTCAAAGAGTGTCTCCAAAGAAGGTACTATAATGCAACAGGTCAGGCGCCAACAGAAGAAGTGATTGAGAAGATGATTTCAGGAGGAAATGTGAAAgcggaaatatttgaagaaaggaCAGAACTGAATCTTGAGAACCAAGAAAGATACGAGGCAGTAATGAACATTCAGAGAAGTTTGGACAAGCTTCATCAAGTGTTTCTTGATATGGCTGTTCTTGTTGAGGCACAAGGTGAAAAGATCGACGATATTGAGCATAATATGGCTGCTGCTAGAAGCTTTGTAAGTGGAGGAACTAACAGTCTTTTCTATGCTAAGCAGatgaagaaaaagggaaagatGTGGATATGTTGGGTATTGGCTGTGGGATTGATTATCTTGCTGGTTTGCTTTGTTTCAATTTTGACCACTTGATATATAGAATTACTTAGAAATTCTTTATGTCTATTTCATCTTATAATGAATGAGAAAATGGAGCTAGCTATGCATTTTTCTTCTCTTCATTTTACGTGTACTTTTTTATCCTTTGTCTGGAATCCTGGAATAACTGAAATCAATAATTATTACTAACAGATTTCAGTAATATAATTAACAACCCAAAAATTGAAATGGCTTTTAAGAATTCTCAAGGTTACTTGGATTTCAAATGtcattttttgaagaaaataattcTATTTGATAAGAAGCTACTCTAGGATGTTGGTTTAGTTAAGTGACACTTTCAGAAGATACTTTTCGTTTTTCTTCTTCAAGTGTTTTCTTGGGTTGGAAAGGCGAGTATGACTTCTAAATCCTACTTCATTGATGATTGTTCAAGAATTCACATATAATGGTAGGTGCAAATTCCATATCTAAAGGCAGGCTGTGGTCTGTAGTTTGAGCCGAAAGCAATTGGTTTAGTTGAACCCGATCGCTTCTAACTAATGGTAAGGTCAACTCCACTCGTTTAGTTTTCCTTAGGCTGTAGGAAACTTGCTGCTATAGAACTATTCAAGTTTCCACTAGTTGATTAGTCCCCTGAGTATAAAGCAATGTAACTCGATCGTTCCAGTTCAAGAATAGATGATAAAAGAAAGCAGGCAAGTTCAATGAAAACAATTGTTACAACCCTTGCTTCAAACGAATACACTTTAATTACGTGACAGAAATTCCCTTTCTTGGTTAGGACATTTCCTAAACAAATCTCAAATGTGCATGCCTCACTCATTTGTTGCATTATGAGGGATAAAAGCAAACTGTAAAcgtgaaatgaaatcaatatgcAAATGAAGAAAGCGTTGTTAAATTAGCATTGTGGAAGATCCTTCGGTGGAGGCAGAATATTATGATCTGATCCTGGTCCATCTTCCACCACAAATGCTGTTTTAAGTCCCCAGCCAGTGTGCAACTCCAAATGACAGTGGAAAAACCAAACCccttcattaaaagaaaattgcaactACATGTCAGAAGGCATTAGGAAAGTTGAAACGATGACAACCTTAAACTTTGTAGAAAATTAGGTACCTGGATTATCAGCTCTGAACCGGATAGCAGTCCAACCACCAGTTGGAACACCTACAGTATTTCTCTCAGGAGGATCAATCAAGTTGTATTTTGCTGGATCTTTTTTGGGGTCAAAGTTTCCAATGCCAGTTCCAACGACAAAGAAGTTGTAACCATGGAGATGGAAAGGATGTGATTCTACAGTTAACAAGTTGGTATCTTGGATTACTAACTCAACAGTAGAATTGAAGACAATTTTACTAAGTCTTGTGCCTTGAGTTGTCTTGAGGTTGGCTGTAAGAGGAGCCCCCGTGTAATTGAAAGGAGTTGGTGGCTTGTCGGGAAAATCAGTAGTGTACACACCCTTAATATTGAAGTAATGAGCTTGAAGAAGTGCAGTTTGTGGCATGACAAAGGAGATGTTGTTTAGAGAAGCAGTTAACCGAGTTCCATTTAAACAAGTGGGACAAGCATTGATTCCTAGGCCAATGGTGTAGAAGAGATTTCGATCAACTTTTAGTGGAACATTTGCTGGATACTTTGGAGAATTTAGGCTCCTGAGCTTGTTGTCATAGCTCAATGCAAATTCTGTGTCATTAGGAGCAGGCAAGTCAGGAAGTTTGGGGATAACGGTTTCTGAGACGCCCTTGTATTGGAAAATAGCAGTGGCGGTCTTGTTGTCTACGGAGATTGGAGCATCCATAAAAGGCCTGGCGGCCATGAAATATCTTCCTGGAATTTGGTTGGCGCGGACCAAAACATTTGTTGTCTGTCCTGGTGCTATTAAAATGGCATTTGTGGAAAACGGTTTTGTGTAGACTGCATCGATTTCCACCACTGTTAAGGTATGATTTGCAACGCTAAAAAAGAGCTCATCATTGAGAGCAGCGTTGATAATTCTCAACAGGTAAGTCTTTCCTTTTTCAACTTCCATGGCGTAGGTATCTGAGAAAGAAAGAAATTGAACATGAAACAATAATATTCACAATAAAATTTTAGTAAAGTAAACGAAAAACCATATATAGCACATTGGAATCGAACAGACAATTTGATAGATTGAAGGCATTGTCAATCTCTTTATTCTTACATTTCTCAGAACATGGAAAAAGTGGCCCTGGCTTTCCATTGATTGTATGAGCATCAGACATATTAGGAGGCAAACCTAATGCATTTCCTTGATTCTCCACTTGTTCAACATCTGCATTCCACCATTCTCCTGCAGTATAATGAGCAGAAACAGCGCCACTTGATTCATGCTTTAGCAGaggaaaactttgaaaataaagtgCATTTCAAGGCTTGAATATATTTACGATACGAAGACTCACCTAGCACAATTACTTCTTCCCTATCTGGTTGAGGGAAAGGGAAGGGAGTTCCTTGTTGTGGCAGTATCACAATTGCGCCATATACTGTTGCCCTTAGCCAAAGAATATGCGCATGCCACCACAAGGTACCTCTTTGTCCTGTTACATTAAAGTCATACACATAGCTATTTCCTGTCTTGATAGGGCACTGAGTTATGTAAGCCGGTCCATCTGCCCAACCATTACGATATTGTTTCAATCCGTGCCTGCAAGTATATATGTTTGATTGAGAACCGGAAAATACTAGACAGACTTGGAAGGGTTTTTGAAAATTTGATGTGAATATAATATTCTCACCAGTGGATGGAAATATTATATTGTGCATGGTTTATAACATTGATTTGAACTCTATCTCCTTCTCTAATATAAATGGTTGGCCCTGGAAATCTCCCATTAACTGTTACTATTGGCTTTGCATGGCACAATCTGCTCACATTTGCCACTTGAATCTGCAAAACATAGAAAGTTGTCCATTATGAATAAAGCCTGACGTTGAGACGTAATATAGTTAAGTTACCAAAATATGCTCTCTCTAACAAATTAAACTTTTAGATGTGATGATCACACAATTAAACATGGTATCACTGTGTTTGACTCATGAAAATGAATCAGTGCACATGCGAGTAGGGGCGTGTTAAGacataatataattaagtaactaaaTTGTGTTCACTCTAACAACTTAAGTGTTTTTAGCTGAGATGGTCACACAATTCAACATGAGCTGacaaacaaggaaagaagttGTTTGATCGGAGACACTAACGTCGAATTGGTACTTCTTTATGGCAGCCTCAGCAGGTAGACAATTAAGCCAAAGAAATGCAAAGACAATGAAGCCTAGAAGTGGAAAGAAACTTGTTTGGTTTGCCATTGGCTAGAAACTCTAAAACAACTGCCTGAATGGATAATGCATTGGTGTAAGTAAGAAAGGCATGTTTTTATATAAGTGAAAATAGCAGAAAAGGCAAAGGCAATATGTGATTTTCAGTTTGTTGAAGGCAAAGGAGGTTGTAACAGAGATGTGTGTAGTACAAAACTTGTAAGCAAAATACTGAAAGAGACATTTTATAAGGCTAAGGTACTCTAAGCTATATAAGCAGAAAAAAGAGATGAGAGATATGTAAGACCAACCAAATCCCCAGTAGAGAATGAACTTTACCGTTAAGTCAAAGAAACGAAGTAATTTTGCCTAGTATGTAATTGTCTCGCTGCAAAGAGATTAGAGAATAAATAAGGAATATTTGTCCAACTCTACAGTTTTACTTTATGCAAATATTAGCTGTTTCTTTGTCACCTTTGCACTTGACTTGAGCATGAAAATATTCACAAGGCATTTTGATAATTAAGATAATCAGAAACTTTTAGTGAATCTTGGATCCGTTAACCGCTTATATATATTCTGACCcgagtcaaacttcatgtactAGTTATGCAAAGACTGTTTATGCGGTGAATAATAATGTGAGAATTGTTGTACTGTGAATAATAATGTAGAATAATTCCTATGCGGAAGTTGCTTACTATAAAGGCTaggcttttcttttttttaaatctttattTACTGTTATCCAAATATATTGCTAACAGACTCCCACATAACTTTTACAGATATGCAGATTTTAATAAAGCCAACCAAATGTTGTATTAAGTAATTATGTTGTTGTACAACTAACCAAATGCTGTaagttttatgtgaaattttatgTTGGGATTATTTTTGTTGATACGATAAAACAAACCAGCCTACAGTGTATAACAAGTTATGTAAAAGATGGATTGACTTGTAAGATTTTGTTGCTTTATATTCTCCTCTCTGAACTCTTAGACTTATACTTACTTAGGGAAACCTTAGATCTCacttaattttcttttttaaggTATTCCTCTTGCAGAGTTGGACTGAACAAgagtgctatatatatatattatcaacTTCAACTTCCACTGTGTTACATTACTGCAAAACAGTAGGAGTAATTTATCCATCAAATCGTGTTGACTTACTGTCACGATCCTAAAACGGATACGGTCGTGATGACACATATCGTGAacagtggcggaggcaggatctccacgaagggggttcaaaaaaaaaatttgtatctagtgggaattgaactcatgaccttatgtagattttaaacccccttgaccactaaactacacttttgaattgtgttaagggggttcaaaacttaatatatagaggtaaaaaacagattttgccttatatatacagtgtattttttcggcgaagggggttcgggtgaacccccttgcgcccccctaaatccgcccctgatcgtgaaactaggccagccgatacaaaccccaaaaccaaccaaacaattataataagTCATTAATAAGCTAAAATCTCAAAATGTAACTTAAAGTAGATAATGCGGAAACAGAACACAACCCGACATccgggtgtcaccagtcatgagcaactacaacttGTCTAGAAAtatgaaaagacaacatagtctgaaCAAAGTTAACACAAAGCGGAATAAAAATAGGAAGGAGAAGCATGAGCTCCGAACGCTAAGCAGCTACCTAGTTGACTCCGAAAGCGTGCTGTAAGACAAATCAGCACTCGCTTGcgtgacccgagactcctggatctgcacacagggtgcagcgagtaatgtgagtacgccaactcagtaagtaataaaagtgaaggcaactgagcagtaagaaaacacataaaccACAGCATAACGCTACAACAAAATAGTATAAGTTCAGAACAATGCAGTAAAGCAGTAAAACACGTGAAAATATCTCAGTTCAGCAAAACCTTTttaaacatctttcaatagtttcaaacgagtggtGAAAACAGTGAGAGAAAGAATAGAAAattaaacagcccctcgggcaaaacatataccacaaccgcccctcgggcaaaatgtcaacagaaccagcccctcgagctaccacaatcactcgtatcagcccctcgggcaataacatgaaacacaacagcccctcaggcaatatcacatctcacactgggtacccatactcactgggggtgttcagactccggaggggctcctacagcccaagcgctataacaagccatctcgtggcataatcaaactggcACTCGGCCTCATAAcgagccacctcgtggcgtaaccaATCAGGCCATCgtcctcataatcatgaatcagtacaactTGTTGCGGCGCgtagctcgatcccataatatcctcacaacacaggtcatcggcctcactcaatcaaaaatctctcaagccactcgggcaacaattaaacatgatg
Proteins encoded in this region:
- the LOC107763823 gene encoding syntaxin-112, whose product is MNDLMTKSFLNYTELKKRVNLDVEAEKDLEKGQLQLSPTDENNLSQFFLQVQAIKDDIEEITNLLIDLQNLNEETKTTHSSKVLRGLRDRMDSDMVAVLRKAKIVKAKLEALEKLNVASRKLSVAYAEGTAVDRTRIAMTNGLRFKLRQIMNDFQVLRERIMLDFKECLQRRYYNATGQAPTEEVIEKMISGGNVKAEIFEERTELNLENQERYEAVMNIQRSLDKLHQVFLDMAVLVEAQGEKIDDIEHNMAAARSFVSGGTNSLFYAKQMKKKGKMWICWVLAVGLIILLVCFVSILTT
- the LOC107828917 gene encoding laccase-11-like, giving the protein MANQTSFFPLLGFIVFAFLWLNCLPAEAAIKKYQFDIQVANVSRLCHAKPIVTVNGRFPGPTIYIREGDRVQINVINHAQYNISIHWHGLKQYRNGWADGPAYITQCPIKTGNSYVYDFNVTGQRGTLWWHAHILWLRATVYGAIVILPQQGTPFPFPQPDREEVIVLGEWWNADVEQVENQGNALGLPPNMSDAHTINGKPGPLFPCSEKYTYAMEVEKGKTYLLRIINAALNDELFFSVANHTLTVVEIDAVYTKPFSTNAILIAPGQTTNVLVRANQIPGRYFMAARPFMDAPISVDNKTATAIFQYKGVSETVIPKLPDLPAPNDTEFALSYDNKLRSLNSPKYPANVPLKVDRNLFYTIGLGINACPTCLNGTRLTASLNNISFVMPQTALLQAHYFNIKGVYTTDFPDKPPTPFNYTGAPLTANLKTTQGTRLSKIVFNSTVELVIQDTNLLTVESHPFHLHGYNFFVVGTGIGNFDPKKDPAKYNLIDPPERNTVGVPTGGWTAIRFRADNPGVWFFHCHLELHTGWGLKTAFVVEDGPGSDHNILPPPKDLPQC